GGAGGTATATCTCAGTTTTTCCACTGGCAGTGACGCCATAAAGTAACGTTGTCTGCGGGCTATTTGACTCTAGCCCCGAAACAATTACTTCTAGCGCGGCCTGCTGGTCAGGTGTTAATGTTAAATCTGGCTTTCGAGACCCACGGACAGTTTCAAAAGGCTTCCGCCGTATGCAAATGTCAACTTTCTCAACTAGCCCCTTCTTGACAAGCGAATTGATTGGCGATGTTGTACTTTGAACTCGGTTTAGCAACTCAGCTTGGCGCACAATGCCGCCCGCCTCAGCAAGTTCTCGGAGAATCTCAGCCTGCTTTGGAGCACGCTGAAGGATATCCGGCTTAGCCTCTCCAGCCGACCTGACACCGCGCACTATTCGGGGCTTGGCTTTTGGGAGGTCGAGAGTCCGAAGAATTTCAACGGCGCCTCGGTCCCTCAACTGCCTTAGCGAGGTAGCAAAACCGTCGAGCCGCACTTTTGCCTTTAGAATCTCATATTCCGCCTCACCGCCCATTGATTCGAGCATCGCAACTATCTTAAGTTGTTTTTGGGATAAAGACGAAGCTTTTGAAGCATCAATAAGTCTAATAGTTGTTGTTATTGCCCCACTCATTGCCTCCGGAACAACGGCGCGCATGGCTTGCTGGAGAGGAGCGATATAGTAGTCAGCCATCCACGAAATAATATTAAGAAGCGAAGGGGTCAGCGAACAGGCATTTGGAATAACAGAAAGGATATCCTTAACCTCCGTGATATCAGTCGGGGCATTTTCTGTAAGAGAAAGAACATATCCAATATGCTCTCGTCCTGCGAACGGAATAGCAACACAAACTCCTGCACGTACGGCGTTCCCCAGCTCGGGAGGAACGCCGTACGTAAAAGCCTTTCTTAAACCAGGAGAATCTACTATGACGTTTGCATACACCTATAATCCCGCTTCTTTGCGCAGGGTTTCGGCCATATCGGTTTCCTCCCAAGGCACTCCCAAATCGGTCCTGCCAAAATGGCCATAAACCGCTGTCTGTCTATAAATGGGACGGCGTAGGTTCAGCTTCTTAATAATCCCGCCAGGTGTAAGGTCGAAATTTTTTGTTACCAGCTTGCAAATCTCGGAATCGGGGATTTTGCCGGTGCCAAAAGTCTCAACTAAAACTGAAAGTGGCTCCTTTTCGCCGATGGCATAGGCTACCTGGAGCTCGCACCGATCTGCCAAACCCGCAGCAACAATGTTTTTTGCAATATAACGCATCATATAAGCTGCAGAGCGATCAACTTTTGTCGGGTCCTTTCCACTGAAACAACCGCCGCCATGCCTTGCCATACCCCCATAAGTATCTACGATGATCTTGCGTCCTGTCAGGCCGGTATCCGCCCTCGGCCCACCTATGGAAAAGCTTCCTGTGGGGTTAACCAAATACTTTGTATTTTTATCGAGCATTTCAGGCGGGAGCACTGGTTTTATGACTTGCTCAACAATATCGGTAAAGATTGTGGCTTGAGGTATGTTTTCTTTATGCTGAGCTGCGATTAAAACCTTGTCAATTCTAATAGGATTGTAGCCTTCGTACTCTACGGTAACCTGGCTTTTGCCATCCGGTCGCAGATAATCTAGCACACCATTCCTTCTGACAGTTGCTAGTTGGCGAACAAGTTTGTGAGCTAGCATTATCGGCATTGGCATAAGCTCTGGTGTCTCCGTGCAAGCAAAGCCAAACATCATTCCTTGGTCGCCCGCACCGCCAATATCTACGCCTTTTGCAATATCGCAAGACTGCTCTTGTATTGCCGTAAGGACACCAACATTTTCGTAGTCAAAGCCGTATTTCGCCCGCGTATAGCCAACCTCCTCGATTGTATGTCGAACAATTGCGGGAATCTCTACATAGGTCGAGGTAGTAATCTCTCCGGCAACTATGCATAGACCCGTGGTAACGAGAGTCTCGCAGGCTACCCTACCATTCTCATCACCCTCAAGAATTGCGTCGAGGATAGAATCTGATATCTGGTCTGCTAACTTATCAGGATGCCCTTCGGCAACCGATTCTGATGTGAAAGTATATCTGCCTTTTTTCAACTGTGCCCTCCGTTCAAATGCTCTTTGACCCAGTCGAGAATACGAGCTGCAATCTCCGATTTCAACATCCTCGGCAGGTCATGCGTCGTGCCATCTTTTTCAATAAGTGTAACCTCGTTGAAATCCGAGCCGAAGCCAATCTCCGGCTTTGACACATCATTGGCTACTATTAGGTCGAGGTTTTTTTTGGCTAGCTTTTGCCGCGCGTTCTCCAACGTATTTTCTGTCTCCGCCGCAAAACCAATGAGGATACGATTATTCTTGCGCCTGCCTACCTCGAACATTATATCTTTGGTGGGCTCAAGTTCAAGCACCAAAGCCTCGTCTGCCTTCTTGATTTTCTCAGGCGCCGGCGACTTTGGTGTATAGTCCGCAACCGCCGCTGCTCCTATAATTACGTCCGTATCGGATAGTCGACCTAAAACTGCTTCCAGCATTTCAGCCGCTGTTCGAACGCGAACCAACTCTACCCCCGCTGGTTGCGGAAGTGTTGTTGGTCCAGAGACTAGGGTAACTTTAGCTCCACGATTGGCTGCTACTTGAGCAATGGCATACCCCATCTTGCCAGACGACCGATTGCTGATAAATCGCACCGGATCAAGGGGCTCCTCGGTAGGCCCTGCAGTCACTAGTATTCTTACGCCTTCCAAATCGCGGGGACCGCTAACGCATTCAACGACTGCTTGTACAATTGCTTCTGACGACGCCAGGCGACCCACAGCCTCGACGCCGCACGCTAGGCGCCCGGTTTCTGGTCCAACGAAGCGGTATCCCAGCGATTTTAGTCTTTCGACATTCGCTTGAAGGACGGGATTCTCCCACATCTTATAGTTCATCGCAGGTGCAATGATCACAGGAGCCTTGGTAGCCATTACCATCGTTGTGAGCATATCATCCGCTATGCCAGCCGCAACCTTTCCAATAAAGTTTGCTGTAGCAGGGGCAATGAGGAAAACATCAGCCTTGTCTGGAAGCGAGACATGAGCGATTTCATACTCTCGCGGCTCATCCCAAAGCCCAGTGATAACTTGATTTCCTGTAAGCGCGCGGAAGGTTACCGGTCCGACGAACTTTGTGGCATGCTCTGTCATTACAACATGCACAGTTGCACCCTTGCGGATTAGTAAACTGCATATCTCCGCAGCCTTGAAGGCCGCTATGCTGCCTGTCACCCCAAGGATTACGGTTTTTTCTTTTAAAGCTTCAGCTGTCATCGCGTATCCTTGCGCGCTCAGCCAATATTATGGCGCGAAGATTATCAACTGCAGATTCAATTTGATCGTTTACAACCAAATAATCGTATTGAGGTATGTACTCTAATTCCTTACGCGCATCCTTGCACCGTCGCTTGATGTCCGATTCTTTATCAGTATATCTAGCACGTAGACGCCTTTCAAGTTCCTCTAGCGACGGAGGAGCTACAAAAATCATTATGGCTTCTGGAACCTTTTGCTTAACTGTAAGGCCGCCTTGAACGTCAATTTTAAGGACAACATCAATGCCTTTTTCTCGAATTGCCAATACCTCTTTGAGTGGCGTGCCATACAAATGACCGTGAACACGGGCGAACTCGAGGAATTCTCCTCTAGCAATCATTGAGCGGAACTCTTCCTCCGAAACGAAATTATAATCCAAACCTCGGCGTTCGCCCTGCCTGGGCTCACGAGTAGTGTATGTGACACACCGCTGGATGTGTGGACACACTTGCTCAAGTCGCTCAAGAAGGGTGTCCTTGCCTACGCCTGAAGGGCCGGAAAGTACAATTAGCATTCCTTTCCGGGTCATGAATTTTCTAAGTCTAGCTTCGAGGTCCAATGGCGTTACCGAATGTTGAGTTGGTAAGAGATTCTAACATGGAGAACACCAAGTGTCAAATAAATCACACCTACTCCAATCGTAATACAGTGCCCTTGAGAGCGTCAAGCCTAATATGAAGCACGCCACGGCGGATGGGAAGTACTTCGCCAGTAACAAGGTCCTCAGCATGCGAGTAGTCGCCAAGGCTCGGAAGGAGCGTTATCTCGGTGTTAATGGTTTGGTAGTTAGTGTTGAGTACCCAAAGGAAATCGCCCGAAGGACCCCGCTGGATTCGAGCTTTGACAAATGTATCGAGAGGCTGAATTAAAGGTTTTACTCCCGCATACCGAAGGGCATCACGGATAAGTAATTCAGGCTCATGGTCAAGAGTACGGTAATAAGTAGCCCCAGGGAATGTGCCAATTAACCTAGCCTTTCCTTTGCCAAACAAGTTGTCTACAACCGCTGCTGTTCCATCTTCGTATCGGGCAACAACCTCTCCGGTTGTCGGAATGAGCTTCTCCTGATATACCGAACAGTTGATCCTCATGCTGTCCCAAACAATGGATGGCGGAGCCGCTCCGCCCTGCATTAGAGTCGGAACATACTCCATTTCATCTTCTACCGCGCCAAAGACTTCATCTAAGCCCATCCCAGGAATGCGCATGCTGGTGTAACCATGATCGGTAAAGTGGCCTGGAGCTGCATCCGAGACTAAAACTCCACCTTCGGCAACATATTTCTTCAGCGCCTCTGCATGAGCTTTTTCAATCATCAGTGGAAACGGCAAGAAGACTAGCGGATATTCACCTATATGCTCGATTGTGCAAAAGTCAACTTGAAGGTTTACGTTCCAAAGCGCCCGATAAATTCCAAAGACTGAATGCGCATAGTGGTCTGTTTTGCCATCTGCAACAAAGCAAAATAGTTGCGATTCTGGCAAAACGAGAATGGCTGCTTCACCCTTAATTGGCTTGGCTTCCGCAAGCCGAGCATCTGAGTTCATGAAACTTGCAAACCACGCCGCAGCTTCTGTTCGGTCGCTGGGCGTTCCATCTAATCTGCACAAGCCAAAACCTGGCGACTCAGGGCCAAGAAGCTCGGGCCGCCACTGCCAATACATTAGTCCTTTTGCCCCACACATGAAAGCTGTCCAGTTCCAGATTGTTGTGTCTTCAGCCCGAGGGGTTCGGCTCCTTGCAAGACCATTTCCGCTCTGCCCGCCCTGAAGTTCGTTCTGCCAGAATTGCTTCCCATTTGCTGCTGAGGCAGAACGCACCAAATCAAGCATTCGGAAAAAATCACTCGAGTGCAGATTTGCCCACATAGGAAATGCAGAAAGCCCCCACTGGTCAACCTCTGCCGCAATGTCGAAATCGTTTGTTAAATGAGTAGGCATGCCCTGCAAAGTATAGGCAATCCCATGGCTAGTCAGTGGGTGTTTTTGGTCAACCGAGCGAAATACCTTAATGCGCCAGCGCATAAGGTTTCGTTGGTTTTCCAACCGGAACTTAAGCCAGTCAAGCCAATCGGGATATGAACCCCAATACCTAGGTGGGTAAACTTGGCTCCAATCCGAGTAACGACGGTACCAAGCCTTATTCAGCTCCTCAATCGTGCCATAGCGTGCCTCGAGCCATTCAATAAACCGTGCCTTTGTGCCGTTGCAATAACAAAAGAATCTTCCCTCAAAACCAGGGTGGTTTAGAGGTTCGAAAAATACCTCGTTCCAAACGTCATATCCCCAAAGATTTGGGTGGTCCAAGTACCGCTTAGCCACTTCCACGAGGAATTTTTCCGCCATCTCACGCACTGGCTCGTTATCAAAGCAGAGACCTGGCCAACCGCCTCCTGGAGTATTTGACCGCGCAATAGGCTCAAATACTTGGCCATCTGAAGCAACGTAGAGGGCATCTCTATGACGCTCAATTAGCCAATATGGCGCATTTTCTAAAATAGTATTGATGATAAGCTTAATTTTATACTTTTCAGCCAGCTCAAAAAGACGGTCGAAATGGGAGAAATCGAAGGTGTCATCAGACGTGTGCATCCAGTTCCACATCGCCCATATCTTCGCAATCGTGAAACCGTGCTCAGCCATTACGCGAAAGTCTTTTTCCCACTCGCTCTCTGGCGGGTTGGGAGTTCGATAATATTGTGCTCCGTAAGGAAACATATTCACCCCCTCTAAATTATGATATAATTTATTTGAAGTGAATTTCGATAGCGTAATTTTAGCCGCTGTCGCGGCGGAATTAAATAAATTTCTAGCTAACGGCCGTATATCCGAGATTCGACAGCCGGAACCGCTTGACATTGTTATTGTCATCAGGAGCAGCGGAGCCAACTATAGCCTGCTAATTTCTGCCAACGCCGAGCATCCGCGCATCCACTTAACTTCAGTTAGACGCCCAAACCCTAAGACACCTCCGAATTTCTGCATGCTTCTTCGCAAACGCCTCGAAGGCGCACGGTTTATTGGAGCGGAACAGGCGGATTTCGACCGCATACTCCGCCTTAAA
This Armatimonadota bacterium DNA region includes the following protein-coding sequences:
- the metK gene encoding methionine adenosyltransferase, translated to MKKGRYTFTSESVAEGHPDKLADQISDSILDAILEGDENGRVACETLVTTGLCIVAGEITTSTYVEIPAIVRHTIEEVGYTRAKYGFDYENVGVLTAIQEQSCDIAKGVDIGGAGDQGMMFGFACTETPELMPMPIMLAHKLVRQLATVRRNGVLDYLRPDGKSQVTVEYEGYNPIRIDKVLIAAQHKENIPQATIFTDIVEQVIKPVLPPEMLDKNTKYLVNPTGSFSIGGPRADTGLTGRKIIVDTYGGMARHGGGCFSGKDPTKVDRSAAYMMRYIAKNIVAAGLADRCELQVAYAIGEKEPLSVLVETFGTGKIPDSEICKLVTKNFDLTPGGIIKKLNLRRPIYRQTAVYGHFGRTDLGVPWEETDMAETLRKEAGL
- the coaBC gene encoding bifunctional phosphopantothenoylcysteine decarboxylase/phosphopantothenate--cysteine ligase CoaBC, giving the protein MTAEALKEKTVILGVTGSIAAFKAAEICSLLIRKGATVHVVMTEHATKFVGPVTFRALTGNQVITGLWDEPREYEIAHVSLPDKADVFLIAPATANFIGKVAAGIADDMLTTMVMATKAPVIIAPAMNYKMWENPVLQANVERLKSLGYRFVGPETGRLACGVEAVGRLASSEAIVQAVVECVSGPRDLEGVRILVTAGPTEEPLDPVRFISNRSSGKMGYAIAQVAANRGAKVTLVSGPTTLPQPAGVELVRVRTAAEMLEAVLGRLSDTDVIIGAAAVADYTPKSPAPEKIKKADEALVLELEPTKDIMFEVGRRKNNRILIGFAAETENTLENARQKLAKKNLDLIVANDVSKPEIGFGSDFNEVTLIEKDGTTHDLPRMLKSEIAARILDWVKEHLNGGHS
- the gmk gene encoding guanylate kinase, yielding MTRKGMLIVLSGPSGVGKDTLLERLEQVCPHIQRCVTYTTREPRQGERRGLDYNFVSEEEFRSMIARGEFLEFARVHGHLYGTPLKEVLAIREKGIDVVLKIDVQGGLTVKQKVPEAIMIFVAPPSLEELERRLRARYTDKESDIKRRCKDARKELEYIPQYDYLVVNDQIESAVDNLRAIILAERARIRDDS
- a CDS encoding beta-galactosidase; the protein is MFPYGAQYYRTPNPPESEWEKDFRVMAEHGFTIAKIWAMWNWMHTSDDTFDFSHFDRLFELAEKYKIKLIINTILENAPYWLIERHRDALYVASDGQVFEPIARSNTPGGGWPGLCFDNEPVREMAEKFLVEVAKRYLDHPNLWGYDVWNEVFFEPLNHPGFEGRFFCYCNGTKARFIEWLEARYGTIEELNKAWYRRYSDWSQVYPPRYWGSYPDWLDWLKFRLENQRNLMRWRIKVFRSVDQKHPLTSHGIAYTLQGMPTHLTNDFDIAAEVDQWGLSAFPMWANLHSSDFFRMLDLVRSASAANGKQFWQNELQGGQSGNGLARSRTPRAEDTTIWNWTAFMCGAKGLMYWQWRPELLGPESPGFGLCRLDGTPSDRTEAAAWFASFMNSDARLAEAKPIKGEAAILVLPESQLFCFVADGKTDHYAHSVFGIYRALWNVNLQVDFCTIEHIGEYPLVFLPFPLMIEKAHAEALKKYVAEGGVLVSDAAPGHFTDHGYTSMRIPGMGLDEVFGAVEDEMEYVPTLMQGGAAPPSIVWDSMRINCSVYQEKLIPTTGEVVARYEDGTAAVVDNLFGKGKARLIGTFPGATYYRTLDHEPELLIRDALRYAGVKPLIQPLDTFVKARIQRGPSGDFLWVLNTNYQTINTEITLLPSLGDYSHAEDLVTGEVLPIRRGVLHIRLDALKGTVLRLE